The stretch of DNA gttatgttctttccaggaaattggtaaagtatactagtttcgaatgtatggagtatacattggactggaccgatattgaacttggtcaaagatattataaacttaccgttgtatctttccaagtcaatatcagaagttgatcttagattaaaagaatctaaatcctgatatgcttaggctcaatctcaggagtgctattcatgttctttgatttattagttaagcctacttttgggtcagggtgatacgtatattttgggaacatgatagtatgattgagtgggagcgctgaacataaatatagaatctatagcttctactggtgtatagaagtcaagtgatgattcccttcgagcttagttaaatagaagtaaatggatgagctcttgtttcagtgactatatattagattacTAAAATATCCACTACTACAAAGTTACTCTTTAGTGACACTCTTTAGTGACACGCACTTTTGTGCATGTCACTAAAGGATTAGTGGTGAGTTTCAGTGACACGCATGAAAAGACtctaaatatttaatgttaGTGTCTTATAATTTGGGTCACTAAAAttttgaagtgtcactaaagagtAAATCTCAtaatttctataatttttttttttaaaaaaaatattcttgacGTATAGTGACGCGCGAAATGTGACTGGATAAACATGTAGCCACACAATTAGCGCGTCACTATATCATAaccataataaaataataataaacatcacggtatatatactaaaaaataaattaatatatatttttttcttgaaaagaatgatatatattaattaaattggtatttttatttttgaaaaaataaaaataattaatgctcactaaaaaaactaaaaagacaCGGTActtttccctctctctttctcaataaatcttttcaaatcttaatttttttttattaaaaaaatcatttaggGTAATAGCTTAAAACCCTAATAATAGTCTCTCTCTCCTTTCTCAATAGTGCCTCTAAtcaaatctatatttttttttctcttctcgcATCCCTTCTCGCATCTCTCTGTAAAACTAGCCCTCATCCCTTTCAGATCTATATTAAACCAGCCTTCCTCCATTGAAGACGACGACCTCCAAAGGCGCAAGGCGAGCTCCACCGACGAATAAGGGGCACTTCCAAACTTCAAGCCCATTGTTTGCCTCACAGGACTTCGAAATAGAGTTTGAACCCCAAGTCGTCTCCCTCTATTCTATCGCAGAGTAAGAGCAGAACCAGCGACACCGGCTCCGAAATAATTACGTCGACGGCGCCATCTTTGGATCGACATTCGCCGTTAATGGTCGTGATGTCATTCTGGATACATTCTGTTATCTTGTCCGAAGAATCCTTCGGAATCTTGTTCTTGAGAACCAGATTGTAGAAAGCAAGAAGGCTAAGAAAAGAGACTGAGATCCATCCAATCACGAACTGATCCACCATTTCCGGCGGAAACGACAAACACCGGCTGGTCCTTTCCGGTCGTTCTCGGTTCTCTCTCTCGCTTTTGGCAATgcctgagtttttttttttgtatttttttcttctttttttgttgtttaggtttattttatttacaagtgCACATGTGATACTTTGAAACATATTTGAGTTTATTTCTATACTGTACAAATAAGCTAatctgtattttattttatttgtatctttgtattttttaatagtGTCTGATatgtattaataaaaatattttgtattttgttcataggttttattattttaattgaaacAATTGTAGTAGTgtttacatttaattaattaaaattgtttttgttatatttaattgtatttatatataattaattaaattattatttataatttataaaatctgaattaaaaaaattaaatcttatttttttagaaaaatatataatatagtggcccaataataataaagaataaaaaaaaaagaaaaaaaatgatatagtgACACTTTTTGTGAGTTGCTGTTACTTTTTCAGTCTGACAAATCCTGACTCTAAACGCCTACAGTGACGCGCAGTGAGTGACTGTAAAAGGGTTAAGTGACACGCGTAAAGAGTTACTAAAAACTGTCTTTCCAGTCACCCTCATTAGTGACACGCGGTGAAGTGTCACTAATCATTTTTAGAGTCACTCAATGTATGCCACTAAAACCCATTTTTCTAGTAGtgatcatttacaggtaactaagtgttttaaggggccaaatacattgaggggtggaaacggtaaatttatcccatctcgatgtaaatcatctatatagatgatctttgatcacattaagattataatggttaaatgagatagcatatctatatcgtggaacatatagtatgctctatataagtctgagagtgcaattccaagttctaagagtggattcaacaaggaattaataagttaagaatttacttggtaaattcggttcaacttattggaagctcagcaatatagatccatggtccccattctagttgagaccatactgtttgtaagactcaataattgatttatgattagtcaattataattctaaaagttagactatgtctaatttgagaattctcactaagtaaggatgaaatctTAAAGAAGAggatttctaggtttatttattaattaagagactttgtatgtctaattaataattatattaaatgacaatattatttaataatctattttagttattgaataattagttttgacatttaaatggttagaattagaaaaatgacattttggaaaaaatagaaataaaattgtggaaactgcaaaacccaagtgaggcccaagtcacacctatggccggccactattgtgtgtttctcaattattattttcaattttttgattGCCAAGTaatttctaacctaaacctagcagttatctataataggaaagtggtggatcacacaaaataaggcagttaatcaattagttagtaaaagagaaaactgtttattttggaaagttgagcttcccttttccctatatatagcagccttcctctcttcctcttgcATGCATCATAACACACGAAAttcagagagaaaaagagagagaatttcgaaatcctttgtgagagagaagtgcccacacacaacaaacagtaactcaatcatagattggaagaatgtgaaggatcacatccatctgaaggacattcgggctcagatcttgattatactctacgacagacaggaatcaagggttagagatctgagtggaaggagacacattattccgctgccatcactgtacggtttcttaattttttatgtgtacatcgttttagaagttcatatttaggttgttaaatcaacatacttgtgagtagatctaaaatcttggtaaaataaattccaacatcttGCTCGTCTAAGAAGCAACCAGTAGTTTCAAGGTCTAGCACAGAAAGTGAATACAAAGCTTTGGTACATGTTGCATCAAAGATCTCTTGGATTCTCTGCTGAAAGAACTAAAATTTCCACTCCTAATGCCATCAATTGCATGGTGTGATTACATAAGTGCCAGTATATGTGCTTCGAATTTATTCTTCCATGCTCGTACAAAAAATATAGAAATTGATATGCACTATGTAAGGGACAAAGTTTTGCAAAAGCAACTTGAAGTGCGATACATCCCTTCACATGATCAAATCACAGACTTATTTACCAAAGGACTTTCAGCatccaaattttattttctagttGATAAACTCGGTGTGAGAACTTCACCCTTCCGTTTGAGGGCAAGTGTTGAGAAAGAGAAAATTCCCCTATTGGTGCACAATAATAACCAAATGATCTCATACTATAGCAGAACCTCTGCCTTTAGACAATTAGGACAGCCATCCATTGTGGTCctacaatattattataattgtaatgaTTGGAGATTATAGAACTCTAGCTTATATTAGAAGAATTTACTAACCAAATatttcttaaattaaattgacAAAATTTCTATAGATTAGTATAATTCAGATGAAATTTTtaatggtaaaaataaaattcaagcgGCAATTAGATATGATCGTTGTAATATTTTGGAGTGatgccttatttaaatattattgtatATTATTCCAATATATTCTACTTctacttctatttttttttttaaatcatattTGTAATTAGTTTTGTTTTAGATGCGTCACGTAGGTAGAAAAATACTAGTTCaaaggaataaacttttgatgTATAATAACTTAATTggcaaatagaaattaattttcGATACATTATGAattcaattatatatctcttaaCACAATATAATGCTGATAATGATGAAAAAGCAAacacaaaaattaaattgaatactaattaaaaaatattaattagtacTTACACGAACACAAAGAtgcatgtatgtatatatgattaattattattgaaaatcaaatattgattaattaatatgGAGGATGATGATATGCATAAGTATCATAGGAACAATGCAACAACAGCAACAAGAATGGAGATCGTGGCAAATACTGGCCGCCGTTCAGCACCAGATGTATTTGTCGAAGTGGCTACTGTTTCATTATCAttggatgatgatgatgatgatgatgatgttggCGACGATGATGATGTAGATGTTGAAGATGGTTTTGATGAGGATGAGGGTGATTCAGACGATTCAGTAGATGCCATCGATTTTTTCTTAGGCTTTAAGGCCACCGCGGGTGCTGGAGACGGTGCCAGTGAGCTCATCAGCTTCTTAGGAGCAAAAATTTTCATAGGAAGCAAGACACTATTAACTCGATAGATAGCGAGTTGGTTATCGGAATAAACAGTTCCAGATATGGTTGTGTTGACAACACCAGTGGATATGTTGACAGAAGATCCGTCAGTACTAGTAATGTTTAATGGGAAGTCGCGAGTGTTAATGGCTCGAGTATGAACAGGGTTTGTTAGGGTTTGGAAGTTTTGTAAGGGTATGAAGGCTGAGATGATGTGAAATTGGACTAGTTGTGTTTTTTGTTGGGGAGTGAGAGTGTTGAGTGTTCCAGTCTTAAGGGCTGAGAATGCTCCATTGGTTGGAGCAAAAATGGTGACAGTGTTGGAagagttgagatcattttcgATGGGAGTGATGACATCAGTGTTTGTTAGTAGACGAATAAACAGGCTGAAATCGCCGGCTTTCTCCAAGATTTCTGTAATGTTGGTGGGATGTCCTTTTCTCCTGGAAATAGCCGCTGGTGGAGCTTCCACCAATGGCTGATCCGGCGATTGAGCTGGCGATTGATGTGATGACGGATGAATATTCTTCTTATTTGGTGTTGTTGATGGTGCTTGAGCAGGTGATGACAACTGAGCTAATGTCAGAGTATGGAAGAGGGAGAGGAATAAAATTAGGCATGAAATGGTGATAAAAATCTGACTTTTTGCCAtggttattaatttttattaattgataTAGGTTGGATTTCTTAGctagaaaaaaattatgatgATAGAAAATTGGTTTGAAAATGGTTAGTTAAACTTGAATGAATCTAAGCTGAGAGATGTgagtatttatatattattttactatATAGTTTACTTCATTATATGTTGGTTGAGAGAGAAGTaaagttttacaataataagtTAAATTAAAGGGTGTAATGtcacattaattatatataagagtTCGAGTGTCCATGCAGTGAGTAGTACTAATAAAAGAAAGAGATCAGAGGGAACTATCGAACAAATGTGATGCTATCAATAATCATTTTAACAATTTCATgatcatattattatttattgtatatatatgatcatgAAATCACTTTCATATATAGCTAGATCACAATTATTTGCATTTGTCCTATACCAATTATACAGACGCTATGTTCTAAATCTAATCCATTCGTTTCATATAATAGTGTGCATGCATATAATAAAAATCTGTAGACATATATAAGACATGATCATTATGTGAGATAATAATTGATTTAAGTAAAAATCATCTCATATATATTCGGTGAaattgagtatatatataaatatatatatatttatatatatatatatatacaagatGTATCATTTTAACAAGTTGTGATAAACAAGAGATCATCGTCCCACAAGGATGGATTAGAGAATATTGGGGtcttttcataaatatatattgtatttttactgtataaaattttatttacaaaaacacaattttctataaaaacaactaaaaataattaacaacaacaataataataataataataataataataataataataataataatgataataataataataataaatcaactatatataaacaaattacaatacaataaaaaatttatgacaatttattgtatttttgtaaattaaaaagTTCAAACATACtgtaaaaataaactttattctgtattaacatatatttttgtaaaaaaatttcaatctattttataattttttctcaaCATTCCCATGCCActtggttaaaaaaaattaaaaaaaatagcattaaTATTTCTTATCGTCTTTATAAGAAAATTGTTAAAAGATCGATATTACTGGTACTTAGTACCATCTTCAATGTTGCATCGCTATGATCAgtatataattaagtatcgggttccatataacttaagaaaataacttttaataataattaatcgtGTAGGCACTACCTATAGAAGTTGTTGTGCACCACtaatattcaatatcaatatattttttataatatagtgTCATGATGTGCATGCGTACACATATAGGAGACTATAGGGCAgtgttttttttccttttattaaaGGACTCATTTTAACATAGTTGGATTTCAGTATAACTTTCTATGATATAATAATTAACCAGTGAAGTTCCTTATGAAAGTGGGCCAAATACAAATAAGGGTAATCTATATGAAAGTGAAAGCTTGATTATACTAActataattagtaatttaaaGTTGTTAAGATCTCTGATTGTTTATCTTTGTTTAGCACAAGCAAACAAAGTACACCTAACTAGCATGATAGTAGCAGCCCCTCTCTAACCTGTCCCACTTTTATTAGAGCTTAATTTTATTAGCTAGAATTCACAAAGACACAATCTCTCATATAACTAAATAATGTGATATTACACcctttcatttaatttattcatagtatcaataattttgcaataattaaactttatttctctcc from Cannabis sativa cultivar Pink pepper isolate KNU-18-1 chromosome 2, ASM2916894v1, whole genome shotgun sequence encodes:
- the LOC115721315 gene encoding fasciclin-like arabinogalactan protein 12 — encoded protein: MAKSQIFITISCLILFLSLFHTLTLAQLSSPAQAPSTTPNKKNIHPSSHQSPAQSPDQPLVEAPPAAISRRKGHPTNITEILEKAGDFSLFIRLLTNTDVITPIENDLNSSNTVTIFAPTNGAFSALKTGTLNTLTPQQKTQLVQFHIISAFIPLQNFQTLTNPVHTRAINTRDFPLNITSTDGSSVNISTGVVNTTISGTVYSDNQLAIYRVNSVLLPMKIFAPKKLMSSLAPSPAPAVALKPKKKSMASTESSESPSSSSKPSSTSTSSSSPTSSSSSSSSNDNETVATSTNTSGAERRPVFATISILVAVVALFL